One Glycine soja cultivar W05 chromosome 7, ASM419377v2, whole genome shotgun sequence genomic window, ATGTTTGGAtggtttttgtttataaatacaAACGGTTTTTTGTCAtcactatttatatttttttaatttgaaaatataataaaacaaatataatgttTCTGTTTTACTCTCAGTTTTCCAATTATTCCTTGAACCCTAAGTCCCAGCCCAACTTCTCTCTCTACCCGAGATCTTCACAATGTCCGGCAAGGTTCTCTCTTCTCTACTTGGCTGTCTCCTTTTGCCGAGATAGTCTCCCACATGGAAGTAGCGCGCGGATTGTCTTCCTCATTGACGATGGAGGAGAGAATGGGAGTGGTTGTTGTTACGACGGTGCTGGTGGGAGCGTGTGATCGGAATCGGAGAGGTAAGTGCGGGTATTTTTTCGTTTGGTGTTGTTGTCGTTGGAGTTTTTCGATCTGGTGTTGacgaatatttttatatgaatcagcaacaacaacagcatgCAGCAGCAACAAGAAACAACTTCACAATTGCAGGCAGTTGTTTCTCCCCCACAGGTGGGATCGTCATCAATGGGCGTTTCACCATCGAACCAACAAACGCAGCCGCAAGCCagccaaaaattattttaagtaactaaatatttatttgttgaatataattattgacttttatttatttgagaattttttttaaaaattgaaattattgatGCAAGTGTAAAGTAATTAAGAAAAGGCAAGTATTAAACCTATGACACGTCAATTAAAATCCTGACGTGGCAAAAAAAGATTAACGTAGTTGTCAATGAAATTATATAGAGAGAACAACAAcattttattcatatattttctttctaataCTAGTGAATAGTTTTTGACAAGACTGAAGTTAAAGGAACATACACAACGAAAGATATAGGTTTTTTTTGGCTGAATACAAAGATGTAGCTAAAATGCCTTTCAATTCATAGGTGAGGAGGTCAGGATAGAAAATTAATATGATTGCAAGATTATAGGTTCTACATAAACCATTGGGAATTACAGAGAAGGGACTTAGAGAGGGAAACATCACAAAGTCTTGTATATCAGGCAAACCAAAAACCCCAAGCCTTTTTAATTCCACAACATGAATGAAAACATGCcacaacaaaatttttaaattcacGCATTCTCTTTTGTCTCTCAAATCATGCAAGAATTTGCAGTTGTCCCCAAAATAGCACTTCCCACGGGCATAATGTCTACACACTTGCTTTTGCTTATTATAGCTTTCTCTATTTGGCATCACCGGTTGAGAGTGGTTTGCATTTGCCAAAGGCATCCTATGATGAAGATGAGTCCCCACTGTAAATCCACTTGTCTCATCCATGAAAGGGTGGTATTTCTGAATAATAGTTGGTTTATCTCTGAAATGGGGGTCAGCATAGTTGTAGCATACACTAAGATCAGCTCCCCTCCTCATATGACCAATATCAGAAATATTCCTACAGTCACCTGTGCGGTTCCAAGCTTGCTGATTATGCATATTGTGAACAGTAAATGATGCTCTTCCTAAAGTTTTAGAATCACCATGTCGTCCAGTTACAGCTGCTGGTTTATTTACAATAGAGGAATGTTTCTTTCCTTTATGTTGGCAGATAAACCTGAATTTGAGATGGAAATTCTGGCTTTTCTGGATTAATGGGCACATTTGTTTTTTGAGGTTGATATTGTGGCCTTGTAATTTGTGAATGACTTTGGTTCCTTACTGAATCCTTTTTTGAGATCCTGAACGTGTAGAATGCAGAAGTAAATGTAATTATTATGTAAATAGTAGTTAGTACTACTTACAGTGTTAGAAGACTCTTTAAGTCTGAAATCAAGTACCTATTTTCCTTagtttttttcctcttctccttttcttGTATCCTTGCTTCTCTATCTTCCCTAGCAAGAGATCCCCTTGAGTGTTTTTCCATCAATATTTTCTGCCTTTGTGATTCATCCTCCCATATCTAAAATTAAAGACATGGAACAtaataatcattaaataataCGGAGTAACTCATTGATAACAGAAGGAGGAATGCAGCCAAATATAAGGAAGCTGTCTCAAAGTCTTTAACCTATAAAAAGGTTTCGACCCTTAATCAGTAGGGGGTAAAGGGGAGGGAGAGGCTTTTCTCCTTTGCTTTAGAGTACTTAAAATCTGTACAAGAACAAGATGAGTAAAAGTATATTGTTACTGGAAGAACAAAATAGTGATTCAAAGATAACAAAAAATCATTCAAGAAATGGAGACCACAGCTCTAAAGATTTGTGAAGTTTGGTAAACAAGTGAGCGACACCGACTTGCATAATAGTAGCATACTTTTACTTTGCAAATGTATTGAAGGCATTAATTCCTTATACAATAATCATTAGGTAAGAATCCATCTAAAAGAGCGATCTAATTTATCTCACCGGAAATGTATGCTGTTGTTTAGTAGCACCATAACTTTCTTGCACTATGTGGCCTGCACCAATCCTTTTGCCACAAGGTGGACCACTTGCTGGGAAATCCAATTCTGATAAGGAAACAGGAAGATGGGAGTAATTTAGCAATAACTTCACCAACATCATTAATCTCTCCTTTGGAAGTCATTCATCCATTGGACAATATATCCAATGGCATATATTAGTGAAGTAAGCATAACAATACTGGGAATGTCAAGCTTTATGTATGCATGTATGCCTTTCAAAAAATTTCAGTTTATAAAACATAGCATGTGAGATCTCTGCCATTTATCATGCGTTGAGAAAgaacaaagtaaaaaagaacAGCTAACATTTCATAGACATTTTGCTCAAACAAAACAACATCACCGGTGCATGCATCACCTGTATATAGCAATTTTTCAGTTTCCACAGcctaagattataaaaataaataaaaaaataaaaggccaACATAAACAAGAGATAGTGATTACACATCTAAAGGATGTAGCAAATTGCAAAAACTGTTAAACAGATCATAGAAATCAGAACagtaaataatataaacaagtaaaaacacacacatatttaatattattaaaaatgcaTCCCCTGGTGAATGCTTAATAGATTTGTAAAACAAAGAACTCAATTAGAAATTTGacctataaataaaatgtttttaaaaaaaaatactagtagaGTGGGACTGGACAATGAATATTGTTTTGGTCAATTATTATGTTAACCTGAACAAgtaatcttaattttttgaaatgcatAATTTAcatcaacatattttttaaaaaataagtacgCTCACCTTTACAATTCAacacaaagcttgaaggtggaTACTTCTTCACCCCTCCATTTAAAATCCTGAAATCCCAAGGAGAATCAGAGAAATCGTACAATTTTCtttagcaaaaacaaaaaactcattgcacacaaaatattaattactctAAATGCTTCTTTATGCGTTGTATAAGTGTGTCCTTGTTTCCAGTTA contains:
- the LOC114419304 gene encoding zinc finger CCCH domain-containing protein 62-like, producing the protein MKRVSFIKDDQIFTSGAARNHHRIRLGLRLGRFGRRPRFPLARRNSASSQTSHLSTRQKRVGRLEKLKVDECKLYPRKNGLRLTGNKDTLIQRIKKHLEILNGGVKKYPPSSFVLNCKELDFPASGPPCGKRIGAGHIVQESYGATKQQHTFPIWEDESQRQKILMEKHSRGSLAREDREARIQEKEKRKKTKENRISKKDSVRNQSHSQITRPQYQPQKTNVPINPEKPEFPSQIQVYLPT